Part of the Quercus robur chromosome 5, dhQueRobu3.1, whole genome shotgun sequence genome, ttggacCTTCCCTGTTGTCTTTTCAATCATTTTGACCAAAGATTTAGATCCAAGAGTTTGAATCAGGCCATATATATTAGAGATCAAAGGGTTGGATTGCACCAATTTATGACTCAATTTCAATGATTTTGCTTCTAATCTTGTCCTTCTCAGAAAATGCCAATGCCTCGTTCTCAAGACAAATTTCCCAAATCAAAGAGGGTCACAATCAGTTTCAAAGGTTTTGTTTCTAATCTTTTCCTTCTCACTAAATGCCAATGGCTCATTCTTAAGACAATTACCCAAATGAAAGAGTCTCACAAGGTTCTTTAAGTTCCCTGCTTATTTGGTATGGTTTAACTTTAttctaactttttaaaaataaatcgtttggaaaaaaaaatataaaaatagtgatatttaaaaaaactaatgtcttaaagcattttttattattactccCTCCATCCTAATTTGTTTATCCtgtttaaaaagtcaaatttttttaaagaatatcatttattgttttgtctagcttataaaaatatataagtttacaaaactacccttatATAAGGTGCTCCacttagattgatttttttaaatatttgttagttttcttttcaaatagttttgaaaataaagtaggaatataatagaaacattagtaaattaactacttttatttttagaaacaagatAATATTTCGAgacatctcaaaatgaaatagaggacaaacaaattgggatAGATGgagtattattttttaaaaaacaagggCATCTAAAGTTCTTTGGGAACCTAAACCGTCTTTTAACTTAACTAGCTCTCGGGTGTATATGGTCTTTCAATCCGGTATTTAAgttaaattttataaagaagtaaattagtttttttataaatagtcACGTCACTTTTAGTTTAAAggacatttatttattagtttttgttatttctcAATACAAATAAGACTAATTTAAAGTCTTGTTAATGAGTGCACAAAGATATGAATTGACATAAACCTCTTGAAAAAGTGCAGTCTCAAACCATTAACATTTTTAAagtcacttttatttttaaccaGTAGCTAGGCTTTCCATGCATGGGATGAAAAAGTAACATTTTTAACCTTTCCATTGTAACGTACCATTGttttaacattttccaaaaaacaatttttttttaatgtagaaatgctatgtccataatattttcataacaaattttaagtgacaagttgttatgGATTGTTATTGatgggataaaaaaataatttcagtggtaggttcaaatttgaaccaataataattaggctgtgtttggttgccgtaaaacgttttccggaaaatacatattttccggaaatgctaatttctggaaatggaaaatatttctgtgtgtttggttacatttcaaaaaattttccggaaaatattttctagtgtttggaaaaaaagaaaggaaaacacaaatcagAAAACACAACCCAGAACACATCCAGAAAACCCGCTGGCGCGAaggcgatctcgccggcgcgatcgCGTTCgagagatcgcgatctcgccggcgcgatcgcgttcgcgagatccggcgagatcgcgatctcgccggcgcgaacgatcgcgaaggcgagatcgacgaacgatcgcgatcgtcgacgatcgcgatcgacgaacgcgctcgtcgatcgacgatagacgagcgcgctcgtcgatcgcgctcgtcgatcgacgagagacgagcgcgctcgtcgatcgcgatcgtcgatcgcgccgctcgatcgacgatcgcgatcgtgcACCGCGCCGCTCGACGGCGCGGTGCGATCGTCGGACGAGCGGCGCGATCGTcgatcgcgccgctcgtcggcgcgatcctccctctctctctctgatctgggctctctcttctctctctctctctctctttttccggaagtgaaatgaagtgaaaatgaagaCAGAATTCATTTTCCGTGGTCAAACGGAAAATTCGTGGTCaaccggaaatgattttccggaaaataacgttttccgtgacagccaaacaccgaattttccggaaaatcatttccggaattAGTTTGAAGTCAATTCAAACGCACCCTTAATcatctataatttgttgtgaaaatattataaacataacatttttttttccctataagtcatttttcaaaaaatattttctagaaaactatcATATCTTCCTATATTAGGTAGCAACCTTACAAATGAGCTTGAAAACATGAATCTTTACTCTTTTGTTTCACATGGTATGTAATAAGGTTGTTTTTAAGATAAATTTAATGGAAATAcaatatctaaaaaataaatctttagTTTCCAtggatcaaaaataattttcctttaacccattttttttattatttttttttatgctactcAACATGGAAAAATACAGAAAACTAATCTGCTCAAAATAAACAGAGAGTGAAATTAACTTTGAATTTGTTTCAcgtaaaaaaaaacttttattattattattattattattattactttgaAAGGGCCAGGGTAAGAGAAGAATACAAAAGAAGGGAGTTGAATTCCTGTATCTACAGTGACATGGCAAGCAATGGTACATTTTACAGAATGGAATTGAAAGCCTTGATGATGATCATGATGAAGCTTTTAATAATTCACAAACAAGACAAAACAAATGGGCACCCCAATTACAACCCATCTCTTTCCAGAAAACTGGAATTTaccattttctttctcttcagaCCAATAACAAAACAAGACCAAGACCCATTTAGTATTTACTCTTTTCCTGacatgaaacaaaacaaaagtaacATACTTTACAAACCCatatggtattttttttggagCTCTCTAGTCTATACTTTCTACCTTCTGTCTATTACAATTTCATTTATATCCCCAGAACAACACGGTGAAGTATGAAGAACATAAACACAGCTTGTTATTCCATGGCAGAAACCAGTACTAGTACCAGTACTAGCAACAAAAACATGAAGGGATCACCAATAACCAACTTAGCTCCAGACCAACTCTTTTCAATCCTGCTACTTTTGCCTATAGATTCAATTCTTGCCTTTGCTATGACTTGCAAGAGATTCAAGGCTCTTGCATGTTCTGACACTCTCTGGGAGTCCATATGCAGGAGGGACTGGGGTCCCAGCTCTGTTGATGTACTCAAgtcttcaaattttcaatttcagcagcAATGGATGAGGCTTTACAGGCAAATCTCTAAACTTGAGTCTGTTTCTTGCCATAAGATGACTTACCCTGATGGTGAACTTGAGCTCCCAAAACCAAGAGcttctcactctctcaacttTGTGTCTGATTGTCTTGTCTTGTTTGGTGGTGGCTGTGAAGGAGGTAAGTGTTTTTCATGAAACCCCATCTCTTATCTTTTTACATTTCTAACTGTGGTTCTTTAATACTGCttataaacaataatatcatTATCATATGCTCTTCAAATTTTCTGGTTGAGGTGATTTTGATTTAACATGACAACATTGATAATTGTGTATGTAGAATTATCTGACCCCTTGTCTATTTATATTATCTTGAGAAGATAGAATCTTTTTGGCTCTTATGTTTGTTCTTTTCCTTAAAATCAGAAATATTTGActcactgattttttttttttttagtataaattaAGCATTTTGCcaatataaaaggaaagaagaatgaATTATGGACATGTTGCTTCTGTTTGTACATTGAAATTTCAATTATCAAATTCAGTCTCTGTTCTTAGCATTGGTGTTTTTGCCTAATAAGTGCAAAAGCATTGACATCTAACTATGGTACATATCATTGTttgataattatatattatcCTCTCTTCATGTTATAAGTGGACCAATTAGGGGTCGTTTTGGCCTTGTTCACGAGTTTGGATTTGAAGCTTGCATTACTTAAAGGTGCAATAGTGTTATTCATGTGAGCTATTGCTTTGAACTGTTGACATTTATTATTGTCTCTGGTGGGCTTTGTTGAACTGTGCTTTGGTCCTCTTGCTAGGATAGAGAGGGACATATATTGGCAGAAATAGTCTTTGTACCCTTAGCATAGTAATGGTTACCTCTTCTCTTGTAAATGTAGCGTCAGTCTTATGCATATTATGTTGGTTGTTCAGTTTACAAATTATGCAATCAGGATTTTTGCCTTCacaatattatattattgtctTCCTGGTCTTGCTTGTTGCTGTCCTGCTCCATTCTTAAGATTCTCTTCCATACAGTACCTTGTATAGTTTGCCCCTTGTTTATTAGTCTAAATTATCACCTTACTGGTGCTCGACTGCAAGTGGAGGAAAATATATGAAAACAgataattctaaaaaaatatgcTAATCTCTCtatgaaaatttattgatgatggCAACAATTAAAATCAATGGTCTCTAGTGTCAGTGTGCTGTGTAAATTGTCACGTAGAGGAGGAGTGGTTCATTCGCCCATCAAATGTAATTATCCTAGGTGTGTCGCTTTCCGTAATCATTTATTCTTAGGGTGAGTTATAGTGAGAATTGTGGGGCCTGGGTTAGGTTCAGTAATGTAGGTGAGTTCTGTAAGTGCCTTTTATTTTAAGCATGTATatgtcaaaatcaatttttttcctgattgattatgaaactattTGTCCTTTTCCTAATCCAAAATgtagattttaagaaaaatctTCTTTTGTCAGAATCAATGCAAGTTATTTTGAAGCTGCCAATGCATCCTCAGTCGTAATTAGAGAAATCAAATGCTATGTTCTGGCTTATACTAAATTTTACAATCTTGTAATCATTGGTTACTGCAGGCTCAATTTTCCATTTCTTGAGCTATGTTAAGTTTAACATGTTATTAAATACAACTGCTTTCCTCTCATAGAATTGCACATAAGACAACTTATGCTATGTAATTTGGCATTTGAGTATGTTAGTTTCTCATCCCAATATTGAAGGTTATGAGATTGATGGAAGTGAAAGAGGTAAAGATGTCCTAATTTTCCCTAGTAGCCATAGGATTTAGGATGCTGCTTGGATTTTCTTTAAAACTGCTCAAATTCATTATGCATTTAACTTAAGTGACAACCTTCATTCTTCACAACATGCATGTATATTTGAGGTTGCATTTATTGGTTGATAGAGATGTTTGCAACGTTTCTGTTTACATAAATTATAGAACATAGACTTCTCTGTATTGAACTTTCCTCTTAGTTTTATtaatgtctttattttttaatgacaaagaGTGCTTTCAAGAAAACGTATTGATTCATATCATCTTGACTTGGTTCTGATTTCTTTATTGTTTCAAGCAATACAAAGTTGTGCTCTTCTCCCTTCTCCTATCCATGTTGAATAGAACATGCAGAACAAAATATTCTTCATGTAAAACCTGTTTTATTTAGATAGGGAAAAATCATACGGTTTTATGAAACCATGTGTTATGGCTCAAATTAATTGTCAATCCTACTTCTGATAAGAACAGTTGACAATTGCATTAAGTTTTCCTATGATTTTCATGTCCacaatgccaaaaaaaaaaaaaaaaaaaaaaaggaaggccTAACTTCAGGTTGCTAGAAAGTAGTGGAATGGTAACTTTGAGTTTCTCTACCCTTTGATTTCTCTCAAGAACTCATTCAGAATGAAGTAGTCCACCTGGCAAACCCAGGTATAATTTTTGAAATCAGTATTGTGAAATGATGAAGGAGACTGAATACATTATTTATTGCTGGAAAAGACAAATCTTTCAGTGTTTATTAGCAACTATAAGAATGTATACAATTATCTTATAGTTGAACATCAACAACCGATTTAAACTAAACATCCTTGATTGTGTAGGACGACATCTTGATGACACATGGGTGGCTTACATTGGTAAAGATTTTGAGAAGATGCTGAAGTGGCAGAAGGTTAATTCAGGCCTTCCAAGTGGGAGGTTTGGGCATTCATGTGTTGTAATTGGTGATTTCCTTGTTCTGTTTGGAGGAATCAATGACCATGGAAACCGTCAAAATGATACCTGGCTGGGACAAGTGACACGCCGTGAGACTTTAGGCATTACTTTATCATGGACGCTGCTTGATGTGGGAACCATTGCACCACCCCCACGAGGTGCACATGTGGCATGTTCCGTTGATAATAAGTTTATGCTTATTCATGGAGGGATAGGACTGTCTGGCCTCAGATTGGGTGATACATGGGTTTTAGAACTCTCAGAAAATCTTTGCTTTGGAACATGGCGCGAGATTGTGACTTGTCCATCACCTGCTGCTCGTTCAGG contains:
- the LOC126727533 gene encoding F-box/kelch-repeat protein At1g51550 — encoded protein: MKNINTACYSMAETSTSTSTSNKNMKGSPITNLAPDQLFSILLLLPIDSILAFAMTCKRFKALACSDTLWESICRRDWGPSSVDVLKSSNFQFQQQWMRLYRQISKLESVSCHKMTYPDGELELPKPRASHSLNFVSDCLVLFGGGCEGGRHLDDTWVAYIGKDFEKMLKWQKVNSGLPSGRFGHSCVVIGDFLVLFGGINDHGNRQNDTWLGQVTRRETLGITLSWTLLDVGTIAPPPRGAHVACSVDNKFMLIHGGIGLSGLRLGDTWVLELSENLCFGTWREIVTCPSPAARSGHSLTCIGDSRVVLFGGRGLGYEVLNDVWLLDMSEDILKWVQIQYELPNIPGGVSLPRVGHSATLILGGRLLIYGGEDSYRHRKDDFWVLDISAIPSISMQPTTLISKEILAKMWKRLKASGYKPNSRSFHRACADHSGRYLYVFGGMVDGSLQPAESSGLIFDGELFLVELVLQL